A part of Saccopteryx bilineata isolate mSacBil1 chromosome 10, mSacBil1_pri_phased_curated, whole genome shotgun sequence genomic DNA contains:
- the HESX1 gene encoding homeobox expressed in ES cells 1 isoform X2 — MSPSLREGDRLGESKPSSCSFLIESILGLDQKKDCAPSMKPHRPWADTCSSSEKDVKLSLHVPCLPNGILFPCTVDHPVPEERVLKCENYFSASERLSLKRELSWYRGRRPRTAFTQNQIEVLENVFRVNRYPGIDIREYLAQKLNLEEDRIQIWFQNRRAKLRRTHRELQFLMAQKNFSTNLLEQIEN, encoded by the exons ATGTCTCCCAGCCTTCGGGAAGGTGATCGACTTGGGGAAAGCAAACCGTCGTCCTGCTCCTTTTTAATTGAGAGCATTTTAGGACTGGACCAGAAGAAAGACTGTGCTCCATCCATGAAACCCCACAGGCCCTGGGCAGACACCTGCAGCTCCTCAG aAAAAGATGTTAAGCTAAGTCTACATGTCCCGTGTCTTCCTAATGGAATCTTATTTCCTTGTACTGTGGATCACCCAGTGCCAGAAGAAAGAGTTTTGAAATGTGAAAATTACTTTTCAGCCTCAGAGAGACTGTCTTTGAAAAGAGAGTTGAGTTGGTATAGAGGCAGAAGACCAAGAACTGCTTTTACTCAAAACCAG ATTGAAGTGTTGGAAAATGTCTTCAGAGTAAACCGTTACCCTGGCATTGATATCAGAGAATACTTAGCTCAAAAATTGAATCTGGAGGAAGACAGAATCCAG aTCTGGTTCCAAAATCGGCGTGCAAAACTAAGGAGGACCCATAGAGAATTACAGTTTCTGATGGCACAAAAAAATTTCAGCACAAATCTCTTGGAACAGATAGAAAATTAA